One Kiritimatiellales bacterium genomic window carries:
- a CDS encoding alpha/beta hydrolase yields MNLFPGANTIKIPVRELLWPDGAPFAKGSAPDDQPAITIFRPSARTVSSGAAVIICPGGGYQMLAMNHEGVDIAHWLNLFGVTGIVLEYRMSRGGYQHPVPLLDAQRAIRTVRSRAAELGIDPECIGIMGFSAGGHLASSASTHFDSGDASAADPVDRASCRPDFMILCYPVIAFDEAFTHKGSQKNLLGENASPETIQSMSTEKQVSAATPPAFLFHTDEDTGVPPENSIAFYLALKKHNIPAELHVYRKGSHGRGMAQDIDGTRDWPNRLRTWLNVQGFLR; encoded by the coding sequence ATGAATCTTTTTCCCGGCGCCAATACAATTAAAATCCCGGTGCGTGAACTGCTCTGGCCAGACGGCGCACCGTTCGCCAAAGGCAGTGCGCCAGACGACCAGCCTGCAATTACAATTTTCAGACCGAGTGCCCGCACCGTTTCCTCCGGTGCCGCTGTTATTATTTGCCCCGGCGGCGGCTATCAAATGCTGGCCATGAATCACGAAGGCGTGGACATTGCACACTGGCTCAATCTGTTCGGCGTGACTGGAATTGTCCTTGAATACCGTATGAGTCGCGGCGGTTATCAGCACCCCGTTCCCTTGCTCGATGCACAGCGCGCAATCCGTACCGTCCGTTCGCGGGCGGCGGAACTCGGCATCGATCCGGAGTGCATCGGCATTATGGGATTTTCCGCCGGCGGACATCTTGCGTCGTCCGCCAGCACGCATTTCGATTCCGGCGACGCATCCGCCGCCGATCCGGTTGACCGCGCAAGCTGCCGTCCCGATTTTATGATTCTGTGTTATCCGGTGATCGCATTCGATGAAGCATTCACTCACAAAGGTTCGCAGAAAAACCTGCTCGGCGAAAATGCCTCGCCGGAAACGATTCAAAGCATGTCGACCGAAAAACAGGTAAGTGCCGCCACACCGCCGGCATTTTTATTTCATACCGATGAAGATACCGGTGTCCCGCCGGAAAACAGCATTGCATTTTACCTTGCACTGAAAAAACACAACATCCCGGCGGAGCTGCACGTCTATCGCAAAGGCTCGCACGGACGCGGTATGGCGCAGGATATCGACGGTACGCGCGACTGGCCTAACAGACTAAGAACCTGGCTGAACGTCCAGGGATTTCTGCGGTAG